Proteins from one Stenotrophomonas aracearum genomic window:
- the nuoF gene encoding NADH-quinone oxidoreductase subunit NuoF: MAHHHAPSGPVGPAPLPHQVVYTTLHYDTPWSYENYLKTGGYAALRKILEEKISPEQVIEMVKQSNLRGRGGAGFPTGLKWSFMPKGTMQKYILCNSDESEPGTCKDRDILRYNPHSVVEGMAIACYATGSTVGYNYLRGEFHHEPFENFEQALADAYANGWLGKDILGSGVDIDIYGALGAGAYICGEETALMESLEGKKGQPRYKPPFPANFGLYGKPSTINNTETYASVPAIIRNGPEWFQGLSLTKNGGPKIFSVSGCVQQGGNFEVPLGTTFDELLEMAGGLKPGRTLKGAVPGGVSMPVLKAEELKGLQMDYDTLRALGTGLGSGAIVVLDDSVCCVKFACRISQFFHKESCGQCTPCREGTGWMHRVLERIVAGKATMEDLHQLKAVAGQIEGHTICAFGEAAAWPIQGFLRQFWDEFEYYIVNGHSMVDGTKVEAAAA; the protein is encoded by the coding sequence ATGGCACATCATCACGCACCGTCCGGTCCCGTCGGTCCCGCACCGCTGCCGCACCAGGTGGTCTACACCACCCTGCATTACGACACCCCGTGGTCGTACGAAAACTACCTCAAGACCGGTGGCTACGCCGCCCTGCGCAAGATCCTCGAAGAGAAGATCTCGCCGGAGCAGGTCATCGAGATGGTCAAGCAGTCGAACCTGCGCGGCCGCGGTGGCGCGGGCTTCCCGACCGGCCTGAAGTGGTCCTTCATGCCCAAGGGCACCATGCAGAAGTACATCCTGTGCAACTCGGACGAGTCCGAGCCGGGGACCTGCAAGGACCGCGACATCCTGCGTTACAACCCGCATTCGGTGGTGGAAGGCATGGCGATCGCCTGCTACGCCACCGGCAGCACCGTGGGCTACAACTACCTGCGCGGTGAGTTCCACCACGAGCCGTTCGAGAACTTCGAACAGGCCCTGGCCGACGCGTACGCGAACGGCTGGCTGGGCAAGGACATCCTTGGCAGCGGCGTGGACATCGACATCTACGGTGCGCTCGGCGCCGGCGCTTACATCTGCGGCGAAGAAACCGCGCTGATGGAATCGCTGGAAGGCAAGAAGGGCCAGCCGCGCTACAAGCCGCCATTCCCGGCCAACTTCGGCCTGTACGGCAAGCCGTCGACGATCAACAACACCGAGACCTATGCCTCGGTGCCGGCGATCATCCGCAACGGCCCGGAATGGTTCCAGGGCCTGAGCCTGACCAAGAACGGCGGTCCGAAGATCTTCTCGGTCTCCGGCTGCGTGCAGCAGGGCGGCAACTTCGAAGTGCCGCTGGGCACCACCTTCGACGAGCTGCTGGAAATGGCCGGCGGCCTGAAGCCGGGTCGCACCCTGAAGGGCGCGGTGCCGGGCGGCGTGTCGATGCCGGTGCTGAAGGCCGAGGAACTCAAGGGCCTGCAGATGGACTACGACACCCTGCGTGCCCTGGGCACCGGCCTGGGCTCGGGTGCCATCGTGGTGCTGGACGACAGCGTCTGCTGCGTCAAGTTCGCCTGCCGCATCTCTCAGTTCTTCCACAAGGAATCCTGTGGCCAGTGCACCCCGTGCCGTGAAGGCACCGGCTGGATGCACCGCGTGCTCGAGCGCATCGTCGCCGGCAAGGCGACCATGGAAGACCTGCACCAGTTGAAGGCGGTGGCCGGCCAGATCGAAGGCCACACCATCTGTGCGTTCGGTGAAGCGGCGGCATGGCCCATCCAGGGCTTCCTGCGCCAGTTCTGGGACGAATTCGAGTACTACATCGTCAACGGTCATTCGATGGTCGACGGCACGAAGGTGGAGGCAGCCGCCGCATGA
- the nuoE gene encoding NADH-quinone oxidoreductase subunit NuoE encodes MKATGNFEAARDVDPMVVLSDKTRAHIDHWLSKFPPDRKRSAVLQGLHAAQEQNAGWLTDELIAGVAKYLDLPPVWAYEVASFYSMFELEKVGRHNVAFCTNISCWLNGAEDLVAHAEKKLGCKTGQSTADGRIYLKREEECLAGCAGAPMMVINGHYHERLTVEKVDELLDGLE; translated from the coding sequence ATGAAGGCGACGGGTAATTTCGAGGCGGCGCGTGACGTCGACCCGATGGTGGTGTTGAGCGACAAGACGCGCGCGCACATCGATCACTGGCTGTCCAAGTTTCCGCCGGACCGCAAGCGTTCGGCGGTGCTGCAGGGCCTGCACGCTGCCCAGGAGCAGAATGCCGGCTGGCTGACCGACGAGCTGATCGCCGGCGTCGCCAAGTACCTGGACCTGCCGCCGGTGTGGGCCTACGAGGTTGCCAGCTTCTACTCGATGTTCGAGCTGGAGAAGGTCGGCCGCCACAACGTTGCCTTCTGCACCAACATCAGCTGCTGGTTGAACGGCGCCGAGGACCTGGTCGCGCATGCCGAGAAGAAGCTCGGCTGCAAGACCGGCCAGTCCACCGCCGACGGCCGCATCTACCTCAAGCGTGAAGAAGAATGCCTGGCCGGTTGCGCCGGTGCGCCGATGATGGTCATCAATGGCCATTACCACGAGCGCCTGACCGTCGAGAAGGTCGACGAGCTGCTGGACGGGTTGGAGTAA
- a CDS encoding NADH-quinone oxidoreductase subunit D — protein sequence MSEFKQAHQAFASNPAELRQEIRNYTMNFGPQHPAAHGVLRLILEMDGETIMRADPHVGLLHRGTEKLAESKPFNQSIGYMDRLDYVSMMCNEHAYVRAIETLMGIEAPERAQYIRTMFDEITRILNHLMWLGSNALDLGAMAVMLYAFREREELMDCYEAVSGARMHAAYYRPGGVYRDLPDQMPKYKESRWHKGKALKNLNASREGSLLDFLENFTKEFPSRVDEYETLLTDNRIWKQRTVGIGVVSPELAHAWGMTGVMLRGSGIAWDLRKKQPYAKYDAVDFDIPLGKEGDCYDRYLVRVAEMRESNRIIKQCVDWLRANPGPVMVKNFKVAPPSREDMKDDMEALIHHFKLFSEGYCVPAGETYAAVEAPKGEFGCYLMSDGANKPFRVHLRAPGFAHLSSIDSVVRGHMLADVVAMIGTYDLVFGEVDR from the coding sequence GTGAGTGAGTTCAAGCAAGCCCACCAGGCCTTTGCGAGCAACCCGGCCGAACTGCGCCAGGAAATCCGCAACTACACGATGAACTTCGGTCCCCAGCATCCGGCCGCGCACGGTGTGCTGCGCCTGATCCTGGAAATGGACGGCGAAACCATCATGCGTGCCGACCCGCACGTCGGGTTGCTGCACCGTGGCACCGAAAAGCTGGCCGAATCCAAGCCGTTCAACCAGTCCATCGGGTACATGGATCGCCTGGATTACGTGTCCATGATGTGCAACGAGCACGCCTACGTGCGCGCCATCGAAACCCTGATGGGGATCGAAGCGCCCGAGCGTGCCCAGTACATCCGCACCATGTTCGACGAAATCACCCGCATCCTGAACCACCTGATGTGGCTGGGCTCCAACGCGCTCGACCTGGGCGCGATGGCGGTGATGCTGTACGCCTTCCGCGAGCGCGAAGAGCTGATGGACTGCTACGAAGCGGTCAGCGGCGCGCGCATGCATGCGGCGTACTACCGTCCGGGCGGCGTGTACCGCGACCTGCCGGACCAGATGCCGAAGTACAAGGAATCGCGCTGGCACAAGGGCAAGGCCCTGAAGAACCTCAACGCCTCGCGCGAAGGTTCGCTGCTCGACTTCCTGGAGAACTTCACCAAGGAGTTCCCGTCGCGCGTCGACGAATACGAAACCCTGCTCACCGACAACCGTATCTGGAAGCAGCGTACGGTCGGCATCGGCGTGGTCAGCCCGGAACTGGCGCATGCCTGGGGCATGACCGGCGTGATGCTGCGCGGCTCGGGCATTGCCTGGGACCTGCGCAAGAAGCAGCCGTACGCCAAGTACGATGCGGTCGACTTCGACATCCCGCTCGGCAAGGAAGGCGACTGCTACGACCGTTACCTGGTCCGCGTGGCCGAGATGCGCGAATCCAACCGCATCATCAAGCAATGCGTGGACTGGCTGCGTGCCAATCCGGGTCCGGTCATGGTCAAGAACTTCAAGGTCGCGCCGCCCAGCCGCGAGGACATGAAGGACGACATGGAAGCGCTGATCCATCACTTCAAGCTGTTCAGTGAAGGCTACTGCGTCCCGGCCGGCGAAACCTACGCCGCGGTCGAAGCGCCCAAGGGCGAGTTCGGCTGCTACCTGATGTCCGATGGCGCCAACAAGCCGTTCCGCGTGCACCTGCGCGCGCCGGGCTTTGCCCATCTGTCCTCGATCGACTCGGTCGTGCGCGGGCACATGCTCGCCGACGTGGTGGCCATGATCGGCACCTACGACCTGGTGTTCGGTGAGGTGGACCGGTAA
- a CDS encoding NADH-quinone oxidoreductase subunit C codes for MAEQASFIDRLSARFAGAQVFVVEPRGEVTLEVPAADWHATALALRDEFGFEQSVDLCGVDYLGYGSDEWDTADVSSHGFSRGVEGKGAGRFAWGEFPTRETPEGAQPQPVPLQRYAVVAQLRSYQHNLTMRIRCFAPNEELPVVASLTSVWPGLNWFEREAFDLFGVIFEGHPDLRRILTDYGFVGHPFRKDFPLIGNVEVRYDEEKKRVVYEPVTSVEPRVGVPRVIRDDARFQTAAGETAQSEASK; via the coding sequence ATGGCAGAGCAAGCATCCTTCATCGACCGACTCTCCGCACGTTTCGCAGGTGCGCAGGTCTTCGTGGTCGAACCCCGCGGCGAAGTGACGCTGGAAGTGCCCGCTGCCGACTGGCATGCCACTGCTCTGGCGCTGCGCGACGAATTCGGTTTCGAGCAGTCCGTCGACCTGTGCGGCGTTGACTACCTCGGCTATGGCAGCGACGAGTGGGACACCGCCGACGTCTCTTCGCACGGCTTCAGCCGTGGCGTGGAAGGCAAGGGCGCCGGCCGTTTCGCGTGGGGCGAGTTCCCCACCCGCGAAACCCCGGAAGGCGCCCAGCCGCAGCCGGTGCCGCTGCAGCGTTATGCCGTGGTCGCGCAGCTGCGGTCCTACCAGCACAACCTCACCATGCGCATCCGCTGCTTCGCGCCGAACGAGGAACTGCCGGTGGTCGCCTCGCTGACCAGCGTGTGGCCGGGCCTGAACTGGTTCGAGCGCGAAGCGTTCGACCTGTTCGGCGTGATCTTCGAAGGCCACCCGGACCTGCGCCGCATCCTGACCGACTACGGCTTCGTGGGGCATCCGTTCCGCAAGGACTTCCCGCTGATCGGCAATGTCGAAGTCCGCTACGACGAAGAAAAGAAGCGCGTCGTGTACGAACCGGTCACCTCGGTGGAGCCGCGTGTCGGCGTGCCGCGCGTGATCCGTGACGACGCCCGTTTCCAGACCGCTGCCGGCGAAACCGCGCAGTCGGAGGCAAGCAAGTGA
- a CDS encoding NuoB/complex I 20 kDa subunit family protein yields the protein MGVIQTLDGLMNNPVPEGRVDDILRPEGDNPLLEKGYVTTSVDALLNWARTGSMWPMTFGLACCAVEMMHAGAARLDLDRYGVVFRPSPRQSDVMIVAGTLVNKMAPALRKVYDQMPDPKWVISMGSCANGGGYYHYSYAVVRGCDRVVPVDVYVPGCPPTAEALVYGILQLQKKIWRTQTIAR from the coding sequence ATGGGAGTAATTCAGACTCTCGATGGCCTGATGAACAACCCGGTCCCGGAAGGGCGGGTCGACGACATCCTGCGCCCCGAAGGCGACAACCCGCTGCTCGAAAAGGGCTATGTGACCACCAGCGTCGACGCGCTGTTGAACTGGGCACGTACCGGCTCGATGTGGCCCATGACCTTCGGTCTGGCCTGCTGCGCGGTTGAAATGATGCATGCCGGTGCCGCGCGCCTGGACCTTGACCGCTACGGCGTGGTGTTCCGCCCGTCGCCGCGCCAGTCCGACGTGATGATCGTGGCCGGCACCCTGGTCAACAAGATGGCCCCGGCGCTGCGCAAGGTCTACGACCAGATGCCGGACCCGAAGTGGGTCATCTCCATGGGCAGCTGCGCCAACGGTGGCGGCTACTACCACTACTCCTATGCAGTGGTGCGTGGTTGCGACCGCGTGGTGCCGGTGGACGTGTACGTCCCCGGTTGTCCGCCTACCGCCGAAGCGTTGGTGTACGGGATCCTGCAGCTGCAGAAGAAGATCTGGCGTACGCAGACCATCGCCCGCTGA
- a CDS encoding NADH-quinone oxidoreductase subunit A, whose protein sequence is MLAEYLPSLLFLIVATGIGVALMLVGRFLGPRRPDLKKLSPYECGFEAFEDARMKFDVRYYLIAIQFIVFDLEIIFIVPWTQVFMELGARSLVTMGLFVGMLFLGFIYVWKKGALEWE, encoded by the coding sequence GTGCTGGCCGAATATTTGCCGTCTCTGCTGTTTCTGATTGTTGCCACCGGTATCGGCGTTGCGCTGATGCTGGTCGGTCGGTTCCTCGGTCCCCGGCGTCCAGATCTGAAAAAGCTCTCGCCGTACGAATGCGGCTTCGAGGCTTTCGAGGACGCGCGCATGAAGTTCGATGTGCGCTACTACCTGATCGCCATCCAGTTCATCGTATTTGACTTGGAAATCATCTTCATCGTGCCGTGGACCCAGGTCTTCATGGAGCTGGGCGCACGTTCGCTGGTCACGATGGGCCTGTTCGTGGGCATGCTTTTCCTCGGTTTCATTTACGTCTGGAAGAAGGGAGCGCTGGAATGGGAGTAA
- the secG gene encoding preprotein translocase subunit SecG encodes MLMLILNVVYVLVAVAMIALILMQRGSGAAAGSGFGAGASGTVFGARGASNFLSKSTKWLAVVFFGISLFMAWYASHGARPAVQQDLGVMSAPVAPAAPAVPAGELPAVPKAPEAAAPQPVPQATVPAQAETPKSGEEKPSEGSQTP; translated from the coding sequence ATGCTGATGTTGATCCTCAATGTGGTCTACGTGCTGGTGGCAGTGGCCATGATCGCGCTCATCCTGATGCAGCGTGGTTCCGGTGCGGCCGCAGGGTCGGGGTTCGGCGCCGGTGCCTCGGGCACGGTGTTCGGCGCGCGCGGCGCGTCCAACTTCCTGTCCAAGTCGACCAAGTGGCTGGCCGTGGTGTTCTTCGGCATCAGCCTCTTCATGGCCTGGTACGCCAGCCATGGTGCGCGACCGGCGGTCCAGCAGGACCTCGGCGTGATGTCTGCCCCGGTCGCGCCTGCCGCGCCGGCGGTCCCCGCCGGTGAGCTGCCGGCCGTGCCGAAGGCCCCGGAAGCCGCTGCGCCGCAGCCGGTTCCGCAGGCGACTGTGCCGGCTCAGGCCGAAACGCCGAAATCGGGTGAAGAAAAGCCTTCGGAAGGCTCCCAGACTCCCTGA
- the tpiA gene encoding triose-phosphate isomerase: MRRKIVAGNWKLHGSRHFATDLVSDIVADLPKEGVDVVILPPLPYLGELVEAFEGRAVAFGSQDVSSNEKGAYTGEVCAAMLADVGARYGLVGHSERRQYHNETSELVARKFAAALHAGLVPVLCVGETLEQREGGQTEQVIASQLTPVLDQVGPEGFQHAVVAYEPVWAIGTGRTATKEQAQQVHAFIRGEVAKRDARIADSLPILYGGSVKPDNAAELFAQPDVDGGLVGGASLVAADFLAIAHAAAGH; encoded by the coding sequence ATGCGCCGCAAGATCGTCGCCGGTAACTGGAAGCTGCACGGCAGCCGCCACTTCGCCACCGACCTGGTCAGCGACATCGTCGCCGACCTGCCCAAGGAGGGCGTGGACGTGGTGATCCTGCCGCCGCTGCCGTACCTGGGCGAGCTGGTGGAGGCCTTCGAGGGTCGTGCTGTCGCTTTCGGCTCGCAGGACGTCAGCTCCAATGAAAAGGGCGCCTACACCGGCGAGGTCTGCGCGGCCATGCTGGCCGACGTCGGCGCCCGCTACGGCCTGGTCGGCCATTCCGAGCGCCGCCAGTACCACAACGAGACCAGCGAGCTGGTCGCGCGCAAGTTCGCCGCCGCCCTGCATGCCGGGCTGGTCCCGGTGCTGTGCGTGGGCGAAACCCTGGAGCAGCGTGAAGGCGGCCAGACCGAGCAGGTCATCGCCAGCCAGCTGACCCCGGTGCTCGACCAGGTCGGGCCGGAGGGCTTCCAGCACGCCGTGGTCGCCTATGAGCCGGTCTGGGCGATCGGGACCGGCCGCACCGCCACCAAAGAGCAGGCCCAGCAGGTCCATGCGTTCATCCGTGGCGAAGTGGCCAAGCGGGATGCTAGAATCGCCGATTCGTTGCCAATCCTGTACGGCGGCAGCGTGAAGCCCGACAACGCCGCAGAGCTGTTCGCACAGCCCGATGTCGATGGTGGGCTGGTAGGCGGCGCCTCGTTGGTGGCCGCGGATTTCCTGGCCATCGCCCATGCGGCGGCCGGGCACTAA
- a CDS encoding isopenicillin N synthase family dioxygenase codes for MSQIPTLDITRFDSDRDAFVAELGAAYREWGFAGIRNHGIPQADIDGAYEVFKAFFALPEATKLQYHLPGTGGARGYTPFGVETAKGSKHFDLKEFWHIGREIPDDSKYRDVMAPNLWPTEVPGFREKGYGLFQALDQLGSRVLSALALHIGLPIDFFADKTNNGNSILRPIHYPPITADDIPNVRAGAHGDINFITLLVGASAAGLEVQSHEGKWVPFTSDADTIVVNIGDMLQRLTNHVYPSTIHRVVNPPGEQARQPRYSVPFFLHPNPDFLIDVLPTCISADNPSRYPEPITAHGFLEERLREIKLK; via the coding sequence GTGAGCCAGATCCCCACCCTCGACATCACCCGTTTCGACAGTGACCGCGACGCGTTCGTCGCCGAGCTGGGGGCGGCCTACCGTGAATGGGGTTTTGCGGGCATCCGCAACCACGGCATCCCGCAGGCGGACATCGACGGTGCGTACGAGGTCTTCAAGGCGTTCTTCGCGCTGCCCGAAGCGACCAAGCTGCAGTACCACCTGCCGGGCACCGGCGGCGCGCGCGGCTACACCCCGTTCGGCGTGGAAACCGCGAAGGGCTCCAAGCACTTCGACCTGAAGGAGTTCTGGCACATCGGCCGCGAGATCCCGGATGACTCCAAGTACCGTGACGTGATGGCGCCGAACCTGTGGCCGACCGAAGTACCGGGCTTCCGCGAGAAGGGCTACGGCCTGTTCCAGGCGCTGGACCAGCTGGGGTCGCGCGTGCTGTCGGCGCTGGCGCTGCACATCGGCCTGCCGATCGACTTCTTCGCCGACAAGACCAACAACGGCAACTCAATCCTGCGCCCGATCCACTACCCGCCGATCACCGCCGACGACATCCCCAACGTCCGCGCCGGCGCGCACGGCGACATCAACTTCATCACGCTGCTGGTCGGTGCCAGCGCCGCCGGCCTGGAAGTGCAGTCGCACGAAGGCAAGTGGGTGCCGTTCACCTCCGACGCGGACACCATCGTGGTCAACATCGGCGACATGCTGCAGCGCCTGACCAACCACGTGTACCCGTCCACCATCCACCGCGTGGTCAACCCCCCGGGCGAGCAGGCCCGCCAGCCGCGTTACTCGGTGCCGTTCTTCCTGCACCCGAACCCGGACTTCCTGATCGACGTGCTGCCGACCTGCATCAGCGCGGACAATCCCAGCCGCTACCCGGAGCCGATCACCGCCCACGGCTTCCTCGAAGAGCGCCTGCGCGAGATCAAACTCAAATGA
- a CDS encoding glycosyltransferase family 4 protein — MDKPLKILHTEAAKGFGGQEIYIYRHMLAMRERGHDVSLLCQPGARLGEMAREAGFTVHALKMGGLLRMLRGIWSVSRLVRRHTYDVVNTTSRRDALIAAAGARLGGAPLVVRSRHLMSPVNSLLTYTGLPHRVLTVSSFVKQLLVHRGIADDRIGIVPPIAVPPQWSQATSDDAWQCLQDTRAEVRRELGFSDDQVVVGCVAVLREAKGHADLLRAIAPLCRQHPNLQLVIVGDGAPVMERLTALRAELGIAGQVHLLGYRLGACRLMTAFDIFALASHKEAAGTVFLEAAYVGVPIVATRVGGVPEMLVEGSNALLAPLGDQAALTAALQTLVEQPERRRQMGQAGWDWMRSAHRFTPTGHTEATEYYYHQWLKELGHGKR; from the coding sequence ATGGACAAGCCACTGAAGATCCTGCACACGGAAGCCGCCAAGGGATTCGGCGGGCAGGAGATCTACATCTATCGCCACATGCTGGCCATGCGCGAGCGCGGCCACGACGTGTCGCTGCTGTGCCAGCCGGGCGCCCGCCTGGGTGAAATGGCCCGCGAGGCCGGCTTCACCGTGCATGCATTGAAGATGGGCGGCCTGCTGCGGATGCTGCGCGGCATCTGGTCGGTATCCCGCCTGGTGCGGCGGCACACCTATGACGTGGTCAATACCACCAGCCGCCGCGATGCCCTGATCGCCGCCGCCGGCGCCCGCCTGGGCGGTGCACCGCTGGTGGTCCGATCGCGCCACCTGATGAGCCCGGTCAATTCGCTGCTCACCTACACCGGGCTGCCGCACCGGGTGCTGACCGTCAGCAGCTTCGTCAAGCAGCTGCTGGTCCATCGCGGCATCGCCGACGACCGGATCGGCATCGTGCCGCCGATCGCGGTTCCGCCGCAGTGGTCGCAGGCCACCAGCGACGACGCCTGGCAGTGCCTGCAGGACACCCGCGCCGAGGTCCGCCGCGAACTGGGCTTCAGCGACGATCAGGTCGTGGTCGGTTGCGTGGCCGTACTGCGCGAGGCCAAGGGCCATGCCGACCTGCTGCGCGCGATCGCGCCGCTCTGCCGCCAGCACCCGAACCTGCAGCTGGTGATCGTGGGCGACGGCGCGCCGGTGATGGAACGCCTGACCGCGCTGCGCGCCGAGCTGGGCATTGCCGGCCAGGTGCACCTGCTGGGCTACCGGCTGGGGGCCTGCCGGCTGATGACCGCGTTCGACATCTTCGCGCTGGCCAGCCACAAGGAAGCGGCCGGCACGGTGTTCCTGGAGGCGGCCTACGTGGGCGTGCCGATCGTCGCCACCCGCGTGGGCGGCGTGCCGGAAATGCTGGTGGAAGGCAGCAACGCCCTGCTCGCCCCGCTCGGCGACCAGGCCGCGCTGACCGCGGCATTGCAGACCCTGGTGGAGCAGCCCGAACGCCGCCGGCAGATGGGCCAGGCCGGCTGGGACTGGATGCGCAGCGCGCACCGTTTCACCCCGACCGGGCACACCGAGGCCACCGAGTACTATTACCACCAGTGGTTGAAGGAACTGGGCCATGGCAAACGCTAG